One Sesamum indicum cultivar Zhongzhi No. 13 linkage group LG14, S_indicum_v1.0, whole genome shotgun sequence genomic window, GTTACTTTATAACCGCATCGCTGTAGGCGATGGTTTTTGTTAAGATGGTTCAGATCGGGATTGTGCACTTCCCGATCACTTAACCACTGTTTGCTGAATTTTTTGGGTCTCACACTTCTCCTTATCTCCATATGAGAAATAACAGAGTTAATCTAGAAGATGTGTAGAAATGCAACAAATTATAGCCAATTGACACTTTTTCAACTAGCGAGGTAACTACTTTATGGAACTCATCAAAGGAAATTGGAGAAGATTTACTTACAAGGCACCATGgtattaaaatataccaaTTCTGAAGAAGTTAATACAATCTGGGATATACAATCTTTTCGGAAAGATAACTCGAGATGATAATGAAATAGAATTTACAAGTTCTTAGACTATATACATAGCTCGGCTGGACCCCATTTCAGAATGATCCAAAAGTATTCTCGCCACTGTATGTCATGTATAGGAAGCCGTCCTCATCTTTGTTTTCATCATAGATAGCAGACATCATTGCAGCTGGAGTAATACATAAGAGACAGTTAAACAAATGAACGACAAATTTAAGAACGTGTGTCCATACCCTATCAACACCTTAAAACTTTCTTCTTACCAGTGGGGGGGAGAATGTTCTTGACAAAGATAAATATGGCTTTCTCTGCACTGagtttaattctttttcgGACAACATNNNNNNNNNNNNNNNNNNNNNNNNNNNNNNNNNNNNNNNNNNNNNNNNNNNNNNNNNNNNNNNNNNNNNNNNNNNNNNNNNNNNNNNNNNNNNNNNNNNNNNNNNNNNNNNNNNNNNNNNNNNNNNNNNNNNNNNNNNNNNNgatatctgtaattttaaaattcaagcaTCAATTAGGCTGTAATCAATTAGCAATAAAAGCTGATTCTGTTTTTGTCACCAGAAACAAAAGATTGTTTCCTTTCCTCCCCTAGTGAAGGTGGGACACAAATAATGTTTATGCAATTGAACACTTTGCTGCAACTATCTCCTGTTGCTAGCACCACTTCAGGGTTTTTAGTATGCAAAATTTCAACATGTagtggaaaattttgaatatgcATGTGGTCAATGTGCTTAAACTAAAACCAATGCAAagcttaaatattttctcaggCAAACCTAAAACTACACAAAGTATACAAGTCCAACTAGACCGTATGAAAGACCATGTGTAGGAAGATGATAAAGAGCAACTAACTTTTTCTTGTCAATGTCAGGGATGTCACTTCTTTCAGCCTTCTCCACAATAACCTACATTGCAGGAGAAGTATATATTGctaaaatttgtgaaaagGTGCAGAATCAAGAATTCAAAACGTAGAAGTTCATATAAATGCAAATCGAGTTCTTAAATACCGGAATTCTGTCAGGATATTTCTCCCTTATACGAGCAGCTTCAGCCTGTCGCCTCTCTGCAACATGTTTAAAATAGTACATAACGTTACCCAAAACATGAAAGAATTGCAACTTATATGACCTTGAAACAGAACAACCTTAGAGAAAAAAGCAACATCAATTTCAAGAGCACAAACTTCTTTATCATTAATTCTTGACGaattcatcaacaatcaacaACAATCTTTCTTGCAAGTACTAACAAGCATAACAGATAACCAAACAGTTCCAGCATTTATTAGGTGCAAACTCAATCAATACCGAAAGCAGTGAATTAAAATACACATGACTTGAACTAAATCCCTGCCCCCCCTCCCATAACAgcaaataaattctaatttttaaggCCTAATTTGAACAGTTCACAAGCAACAAACGTAACAGCAGAGAAGTAAGCAAACATTATAACTTAACCACAATAAAACCTTGTGTACATTCAGCAATATAACTATACATACGGTGAAAAGAACAGATTACCGAGAGGTAATTTCTATTCCTTTACAAAACATGACAGGCAAAACAACAGACCAAGTGAGAGTCGATTCTCGTTACTTCAACACATAATCCAATTTCGGTTACCAATCAACTATCAGATCCGATCAATCACATACGCacgagaaaaagaaaaagatcttCTGAACCCGGATCACGCAAGTCCAGACAGACAAGAAACTGAGCAATCATACTACATAGAAGATAcagcaaaatttaaaatccataaCATAAATTCAGCCAATCAACTCAACGCCACCAAAACTGGGTAGGAGAATTAGGGTCGACAAGCGATCGGACAACGGATTATACCTAGGGGATGTTCCAACTTGAAGGAGCTTTTTGCCATGGTGTCCGGCCGAGTGATCGATTTGCCTACCTGCGAGATTAAGGGGTGGGGGGGAAGGAAAAGATCAACAATTAGGTTCGGTTTGTTGCCTCAGAAACGAGATATTACTGCTCTAATCAGGGGGATTTGGATGAAACCCGAAAACAACAAGCGGAAAAGAGGAGAGTGGAACCCTTGCGGCTAGCTGAAAGAGGTTGAAATGTAGAGCTGTAATGGAACTTTGTGCTTCTCTCTTTTCTATATTATCCTTTCACTAAGGACCCATGCCCAGTcatatctaattatataaatattcctaattctttatcaaattctttcataatttcatctaatttttttaaaactattgtaattataggtaaatgttttataatttaaataattacatttgatatttctaattctatctaacaaatatatatgcatttgattatattaacaaaaaaattaataaaaatttatatttactttcaattggtttattattaatttattgcatgtcaaataatttttttttttttttgtttatcatACTACCCTTATAAgagtgaatatatataacgATAGacatgtattttcttttactaatataaataaatttgataaattttaactaatatatgaatttttttgttagacaGAAATAAAGGTCAGTGGTATTAGGTGAAAGTCCCCAGTCCACATAggagtttacgtgtaattacatcaaatctcataATAAggcattataaatatccctaATACGATAGATACGttccttcattttttagtaaaactataaataaCCTTTGAGggatattaatgtaatattaaaagTGTTTACATCAGGATTTGAACGAAAATACagacataaagaaaaaaaaaattacatagattttttaattttgctccTGATTTAAcactcttatatatatttttatatttacaaaaagataaatataatatatatacttacacATGAAGTGAGGTTGacatcattacatttttcGTACAtagatacaaaattatttcatgaaaaattgaaaatgttaGATAAGcgataaaactaaaaatttatgcatttttttggcTGACTttagcatttttcatccaaattctaataaatggggattatttttgaattatgaatttttaaaaagaatgtaaggataattttaattttttttaaaaaaatatatataatctcacatgagatttaaatataattaaacgtAAAATACATGAGATTCAATCGGAGCCCAACTCCTACCAGTCCATCAGGGTTCActtgaatttaatttcatatctaACTTCAAGTCTCAAATAAAGCTTACCACCTTCGGATCGACTCTGCGGGTATTGGTTaaactaatttataaattttataagatgttaaatttattttttttaaaaagaatattaaattatttagataaaataaatttggtaagattctcaaaataaattaaaaagtttgtacttttttaaaaggaTCTTATGAGTTTTGAAtgtcttatttttcaaaataaattacaacgagctaTCATGatgttttgtataattataagggttaaaggcaattttcgtcccctaactATAGGCCATTTTCGTTTTAATCCCGTAAGtttctagggtttcaatttggtcccgtaaaactgaaaaattctcaatttcaatCCAAATTTGATCGGAAAAATGCGTgggtcgccggaaaaagtctcatgcgatgcatgtgactttttaaattagggGCTCAATCGTGATTGGCTGGAGAAGTTGATGTGGCGCAGATGTGGCGCATGCGTGGCGCCCaaatggaaattaaaaaaaaactgacTGACGTGGATTTTTAATCCACGTCAGCTGCTgacttgaatttaaaaagaaaagaagcacAAACAGACGGGAAATCAAAGTCGCAAAATCGCCCGCCAGTCGCCGCCACCTTCTCTCTTCAATTTCGATGCCGTTACTTGGAATTTCTGGCCACCATATATACCATTCGATTCCCCATA contains:
- the LOC105176682 gene encoding autophagy-related protein 8C (The sequence of the model RefSeq protein was modified relative to this genomic sequence to represent the inferred CDS: added 41 bases not found in genome assembly) translates to MAKSSFKLEHPLERRQAEAARIREKYPDRIPVIVEKAERSDIPDIDKKKYLVPADLTVGQFVYVVRKRIKLSAEKAIFIFVKNILPPTAAMMSAIYDENKDEDGFLYMTYSGENTFGSF